A window of Candidatus Methylomirabilota bacterium genomic DNA:
TCGCGTATGTCTGTTGAACAGGACGAGCATCACGCCCGAGAAGGCGAGGATGGGGATCAGGATCCCGAGAAAGAGCAGGACAAGGTGCGATCGGATCCTCACAGGTCGGTTATCGGCATCAAAGGGCCACGATCGTAGCCATCTGAAGGCGCCGGAGAGCCCCCTCTCTACAACGAGATCACCGTGGACAGCTTCGGACCGCACGGGAATTGCTGGGCAGTGGTGCACGAGCCCGTGGGCACATTGCCCCGGCGCTGCGCCAGCCCGTCTCTCGACCACGCGGTCGACGCCACCCTGGCCCTGCTGGAGCCGTGGCGAGGGGATTGTCCCGTCACGGAGGTGTCAGGTGTCAGCACCACGACGCCGACATCTCGACACATTCCAGATCCCGGCTCGCCGTGTTGAGGCGCTTCAGGACCTCTCGAGGCTGGATTCTCCGGCCGGGACCGCTTCTGATCGCTCCGGAAGCCGTTATGACGCAATGGCACTCGACGTGCAACGCAAAGAAGACCTCAGGTCCTCATCCATCGACTCGACCACAGGCTGCGCACAACCGCCAAGGAGGGTTGCTCAACATGATCTACCGCCGGAACATGAGCCACACGAAGCTGGATGACCAGAGAGGCTTCACGCTCATCGAGCTGATGATCGTGGTGGCCATCATCGGTATTCTGGCAGCCATCGCCATTCCGCTGTACGCCAACGTCCAGACCCGCGCCCGCGTGGCCAAGGCCCAGGCCGATACCCGGACCCTGGCCTCCTCGGTCAGCATCTTCGCGGCCCACATAGGCGCACTGCCAGCCGCGCTGACGGACCTGACCCAGCAGACCACGAACGGCCTGGGCCAGCTGGCCGGCCCGTTCATGGCCAGGGTCCCGACGCCACCGCCGGGGGGCTCGCCGGTGTGGACCGGCGCCTACACGTACACGTCGAGTAGCACCGGCA
This region includes:
- a CDS encoding prepilin-type N-terminal cleavage/methylation domain-containing protein; the encoded protein is MIYRRNMSHTKLDDQRGFTLIELMIVVAIIGILAAIAIPLYANVQTRARVAKAQADTRTLASSVSIFAAHIGALPAALTDLTQQTTNGLGQLAGPFMARVPTPPPGGSPVWTGAYTYTSSSTGTFTITASGDNTTITVP